The following coding sequences lie in one Halomonas sp. 'Soap Lake #6' genomic window:
- the katG gene encoding catalase/peroxidase HPI, which produces MSGKCPVMHGGNTSTGTSNKDWWPEGLNLDILHQHDRKTNPMDADFDYREAVRTLDFDALKQDVHALMTDSQEWWPADWGHYGGLMIRMAWHSAGTYRIADGRGGAGTGNQRFAPLNSWPDNVSLDKARRLLWPVKKKYGNKISWADLMILAGTVAYESMGLPSYGFSFGREDIWHPEKDIYWGDEKEWLAPSDERYGDVEKPETMENPLAAVQMGLIYVNPEGVNGQPDPLKTAQQVRETFARMAMNDEETAALTAGGHTVGKCHGNGDAGALGAEPEASDVENQGFGWGNPNMHGKASNAVTSGIEGAWTTNPTQFDMGYFDLLFGHEWELRKSPAGAHQWEPIDIKEEDKPVDASDPSIRHNPIMTDADMAMKMDPTYRAICEKFIADPEYFKKTFAKAWFKLTHRDLGPKARYIGPEVPAEDLIWQDPVPAGSTDYSEEVVKQKIAASGLSISDMVSTAWDSARTYRGSDMRGGANGARIRLAPQKDWQGNEPERLAKVLSVYEQIAADTGASIADVIVLAGSVGIEKAAKAAGYDIRVPFLKGRGDASAEMTDADSFEPLEPLADGFRNWQKKDYVVKPEEMLLDRAQLMGLTAPEMTVLLGGMRVLGTNYGGTKHGVFTDREGQLTNDFFVNLTDMGNSWKPVGKNAYEICDRATGAVKWTASRVDLVFGSNSLLRSYAEVYAQDDNSEKFVKDFVAAWTKVMNADRFDIA; this is translated from the coding sequence ATGAGTGGTAAATGTCCTGTAATGCATGGCGGCAATACTTCCACAGGCACTTCTAATAAAGACTGGTGGCCTGAAGGACTGAACCTGGATATTTTGCACCAGCATGACCGCAAAACGAACCCAATGGATGCTGACTTTGACTACCGCGAAGCAGTTAGAACCTTGGATTTTGATGCCCTTAAGCAAGATGTCCACGCGTTGATGACCGATAGCCAAGAGTGGTGGCCTGCTGATTGGGGGCACTACGGTGGCCTGATGATCCGCATGGCTTGGCACTCTGCTGGTACTTACCGCATTGCCGATGGCCGCGGCGGCGCTGGGACCGGCAACCAACGTTTTGCACCGCTCAACTCATGGCCCGACAACGTCAGCCTTGATAAGGCGCGCCGTCTGCTGTGGCCAGTCAAGAAAAAGTACGGCAATAAAATCAGTTGGGCAGACTTGATGATTCTGGCCGGTACGGTTGCCTATGAATCTATGGGGCTACCTTCCTACGGCTTCTCCTTCGGCCGCGAAGATATCTGGCATCCGGAAAAAGATATCTATTGGGGCGATGAAAAAGAGTGGCTAGCACCCTCTGATGAGCGTTACGGCGATGTTGAAAAGCCGGAAACCATGGAAAACCCGCTGGCGGCGGTCCAAATGGGGCTGATTTACGTTAACCCAGAAGGTGTTAATGGTCAGCCAGACCCGCTCAAAACAGCCCAGCAGGTGCGCGAAACCTTCGCCCGCATGGCGATGAATGATGAAGAGACCGCTGCACTTACCGCTGGTGGCCACACTGTGGGCAAGTGCCACGGTAACGGCGATGCCGGTGCACTAGGTGCTGAGCCTGAAGCGTCTGATGTTGAAAATCAGGGCTTTGGCTGGGGCAATCCCAATATGCATGGTAAGGCGAGTAATGCCGTTACCTCGGGTATTGAAGGCGCTTGGACGACCAATCCGACTCAGTTTGATATGGGCTATTTCGACCTGCTGTTCGGTCATGAGTGGGAGCTAAGAAAGAGTCCCGCCGGTGCCCATCAGTGGGAGCCCATCGACATTAAAGAGGAGGACAAGCCGGTTGATGCCAGCGACCCTTCTATCCGCCACAATCCGATCATGACCGATGCGGATATGGCGATGAAGATGGACCCAACGTACCGGGCTATTTGCGAAAAATTCATCGCGGACCCTGAGTACTTTAAAAAGACCTTTGCTAAAGCGTGGTTCAAACTGACTCACCGTGACCTGGGCCCGAAAGCTCGCTATATCGGCCCGGAAGTCCCCGCTGAAGACTTAATCTGGCAAGATCCGGTTCCGGCCGGCAGCACCGATTACAGTGAAGAAGTGGTTAAGCAGAAAATCGCTGCAAGCGGCCTGAGCATCAGTGACATGGTTAGCACTGCGTGGGATAGCGCACGTACTTACCGGGGCTCTGATATGCGTGGTGGCGCTAACGGTGCCCGTATTCGTCTGGCCCCACAGAAGGATTGGCAAGGCAACGAGCCAGAGCGCCTTGCAAAAGTATTGAGCGTATACGAGCAGATTGCTGCCGACACTGGTGCCAGCATCGCTGATGTCATTGTACTGGCAGGTAGTGTGGGTATAGAAAAAGCAGCCAAAGCCGCAGGTTACGATATAAGGGTACCGTTCCTGAAAGGTCGTGGTGATGCCTCTGCCGAGATGACCGACGCTGACTCTTTCGAACCGCTTGAGCCGCTGGCAGATGGTTTCCGCAACTGGCAGAAGAAAGATTACGTGGTTAAGCCGGAAGAGATGTTGCTGGATCGCGCCCAACTGATGGGCCTGACAGCACCTGAAATGACCGTGCTGCTGGGTGGTATGCGTGTTCTAGGCACTAACTATGGCGGTACCAAGCATGGTGTATTCACTGATCGTGAAGGTCAGCTCACCAACGACTTCTTCGTCAACCTGACCGATATGGGCAATAGCTGGAAGCCGGTAGGCAAAAACGCTTACGAAATCTGCGACCGTGCTACCGGTGCCGTTAAGTGGACTGCCTCTCGCGTTGACCTGGTGTTTGGCTCTAACTCACTGCTGCGCTCCTACGCAGAAGTGTATGCCCAGGATGATAACAGCGAGAAGTTCGTTAAAGACTTTGTTGCTGCCTGGACAAAAGTGATGAACGCGGATCGCTTTGATATCGCCTAA
- a CDS encoding LemA family protein, with amino-acid sequence MLFWVAAFAVFVLLYAWYMLIIARRNATLDALSGVDVQLKKRHDLIPNVLAIAKRFMQHEQQLLDDITRLRTEAFSALQQTEQGHNASDVAAHFALEQQLQGAMSRLMVQAEAYPELTSAGPMVNAQQTYLEVEANIAAARRFYNTSVRRLRNITEIFPGSVLASAMSIDKYPFFQADSAAHQAIDAKSLLN; translated from the coding sequence ATGCTGTTCTGGGTTGCTGCCTTTGCAGTATTTGTTCTGCTTTATGCTTGGTACATGCTGATTATTGCTAGGCGTAACGCCACGTTAGATGCGTTGTCGGGCGTTGATGTTCAACTAAAAAAGCGCCACGATTTGATCCCAAATGTGCTGGCGATTGCTAAGCGCTTTATGCAACATGAGCAGCAGTTGCTAGATGATATTACCCGGCTTAGAACCGAAGCTTTTTCAGCGCTGCAACAGACAGAACAAGGCCACAATGCTTCCGATGTGGCTGCCCACTTTGCGCTGGAGCAGCAATTGCAGGGTGCAATGAGCCGTTTAATGGTGCAAGCCGAAGCCTATCCAGAGCTTACTTCTGCTGGCCCTATGGTAAATGCACAACAAACCTACCTTGAAGTCGAAGCCAACATAGCCGCTGCCCGGCGTTTTTATAACACCTCCGTTCGACGGCTGCGTAATATCACCGAGATATTTCCAGGGTCCGTCCTTGCATCTGCCATGTCGATTGATAAGTATCCTTTTTTCCAAGCGGACAGTGCCGCGCATCAAGCCATTGATGCAAAATCACTGCTTAATTAA
- a CDS encoding nucleotidyltransferase family protein has product MPCSDVIVIVMAAGQSRRFGSDKRAAKLSSGETLLSTTLLTIQKYFLHSRVVIKPEDNAQSLGLSLMTPTIISPRSHLGLGFSISDAFTHLIQDKDMHHYHAAAIWLGDLPWVSLQTCSLLTKLVTPESIVQPLYQRKPGHPVIFGRKFWCELAHLENEKGANSVIKKHSNRIINVTISDPGVCSDVDYPDDLIKLPNNKKTHKRHITTQ; this is encoded by the coding sequence ATGCCTTGTAGTGATGTTATTGTCATCGTGATGGCAGCAGGCCAATCAAGACGCTTTGGCAGTGATAAAAGAGCCGCCAAACTGAGTAGCGGAGAAACACTACTTAGCACCACTTTACTGACTATCCAAAAATACTTCTTACATAGCCGCGTTGTGATTAAACCCGAAGATAACGCCCAATCACTTGGCCTATCGTTAATGACTCCCACCATTATTAGCCCGCGCAGCCATTTAGGTCTGGGATTCAGTATCAGTGATGCTTTCACACATTTAATCCAAGATAAAGATATGCACCACTATCATGCTGCGGCGATATGGCTTGGAGACTTACCGTGGGTAAGTCTCCAAACATGCAGCTTATTAACCAAGCTGGTCACTCCAGAGAGCATCGTACAGCCGCTATATCAACGAAAACCGGGGCATCCCGTTATTTTTGGAAGAAAATTCTGGTGTGAACTAGCACATTTAGAAAACGAAAAAGGCGCAAACTCCGTCATTAAAAAGCATAGCAACCGTATTATTAACGTCACAATAAGCGACCCAGGCGTGTGCTCTGATGTCGATTATCCTGATGATTTAATCAAACTACCAAACAACAAAAAGACACATAAACGCCATATAACAACCCAATAA
- a CDS encoding DUF3137 domain-containing protein, with amino-acid sequence MTTEQQSKQGLYRRNIASQRWLVAADFILNKVSARLVQRFGRNRKPPNLAPTAVKDVLEQHHDTIQQLEAERQRLLSQADLLGNKLLPTFLLAAVVFAGWTALSQLWTLINGGDFSLSFFMSVLSPFFWAIMLAVGLSYICFAGPYLRYIDNCKQRLIPLLLSEFGALDYQRYGHMPIQQLAASGILPPHDVDVFQEDYIAGYYRQCYFQLSHAEFYGRQRSHQRTRKSLHGLMLCLAAPTGFDGVTTLVQQKTLASRFKLTVDIANTEQVFLEDADFNQRFTVHSTDQIAARAWLTPALMQRLTSLSEQYADSGIAVSMFNQQILLLIDTDQRALTTPAAEIAVVDLPFCGQLHSELHNIFTVLELLHSNRSPQGAL; translated from the coding sequence ATGACTACCGAACAGCAAAGTAAGCAGGGGTTATATCGACGCAATATCGCCTCACAACGTTGGCTGGTGGCCGCAGATTTTATTCTCAATAAAGTCAGCGCCAGATTAGTACAACGTTTTGGCAGAAACCGTAAACCACCCAACTTAGCGCCGACAGCAGTAAAAGATGTACTGGAGCAACACCATGATACTATTCAACAACTGGAGGCTGAGCGCCAGCGCTTGCTAAGCCAAGCAGACCTGCTGGGTAATAAGTTGCTTCCCACCTTTTTACTGGCGGCTGTTGTGTTTGCTGGTTGGACGGCCCTGTCACAGCTATGGACGCTAATAAATGGCGGCGATTTTAGTTTGTCCTTTTTTATGTCTGTGCTGTCACCATTTTTCTGGGCCATTATGCTAGCTGTTGGGCTTAGCTATATTTGTTTTGCTGGTCCCTATCTCCGCTATATTGATAACTGTAAACAGCGACTGATACCACTATTACTCTCTGAGTTTGGTGCACTGGACTACCAGCGGTATGGCCATATGCCAATACAGCAACTGGCGGCATCAGGTATTTTGCCACCACACGATGTAGACGTATTTCAGGAAGACTATATCGCTGGGTATTATCGGCAGTGTTACTTTCAGCTCAGTCATGCCGAGTTTTACGGTAGGCAGCGCAGCCATCAACGGACACGCAAAAGCTTGCATGGCTTGATGCTGTGTTTAGCTGCACCAACCGGCTTTGACGGTGTCACCACCCTCGTGCAGCAAAAAACCTTAGCGTCACGTTTTAAGTTAACAGTTGATATTGCCAACACGGAGCAGGTATTCCTAGAGGATGCTGATTTCAATCAGCGCTTTACTGTGCACAGCACAGACCAAATTGCAGCCAGAGCTTGGCTTACACCCGCATTAATGCAGCGTTTGACTAGTTTATCTGAGCAATATGCCGACTCAGGTATAGCGGTGAGTATGTTCAATCAGCAGATATTATTATTGATCGACACTGATCAGAGAGCGCTGACGACGCCAGCCGCAGAAATAGCCGTTGTCGACTTACCCTTCTGCGGGCAGTTGCACAGTGAGCTACACAATATCTTCACTGTGCTTGAGTTGTTACACAGCAACCGGTCGCCCCAGGGTGCTTTGTAA
- a CDS encoding IPT/TIG domain-containing protein, whose amino-acid sequence MASAETLLGSWQNPDEDGDGVPDCMDDYPFDATRSRYPEFADEEPNDSPPNAVNTNTYPGFRVTGALSSNSDNADLFRFKAKEGQSITALLRKTDLSSSFEPLLSFAGLDGNALNFVTLSRDAPTHYGIAAINYVVREDRELLLLVADKNARGGSDFGYNVTVFLDSNINGVDDQQMLAMGVEPKLQSSSGDGIRDLWKVVFANTCEELDYDGDGVPNILDTDSNGDGIPDHIKGIGDADGDGVPNFLDTDSDGNGIPDIVEVGPDPLRPLDSNRNGVPDFLNLDDDGDGLLDTWDNDRLQPIAEAPYSGPDARSILSLSGVYDHGVAAFHYRAGDMVKIRGFGLQGSQDDIIIALTGSGTPLNMRPEQVQSDGLVFRMPEEEYSNLFVAIDNKRTGIFRLNTQPANSPVIVGSTFRTLTAGEEVTIQGAGFEGDAKVVFNNIVQSPVQISPDEIQVQVPNQATAGEFFVQGLNGNSNTIAFDMN is encoded by the coding sequence ATGGCATCAGCTGAGACGTTACTAGGAAGCTGGCAAAATCCGGATGAAGATGGCGACGGCGTACCAGATTGCATGGATGACTACCCGTTTGATGCAACACGCAGCCGATACCCTGAGTTTGCTGATGAAGAGCCTAACGATAGCCCTCCCAATGCCGTCAATACCAATACTTATCCTGGGTTCCGTGTCACCGGCGCTTTATCGTCTAATTCTGACAATGCTGATTTGTTCCGCTTTAAAGCCAAAGAAGGTCAATCGATTACCGCACTGCTGCGAAAAACAGACCTGAGCTCTTCATTTGAACCCTTGCTTAGCTTTGCTGGCCTAGATGGTAATGCGCTGAACTTTGTCACTTTAAGCCGAGATGCACCCACGCATTATGGCATTGCAGCGATTAACTATGTGGTGCGCGAAGATCGTGAGTTACTTTTGCTTGTTGCCGATAAAAACGCCAGGGGAGGCAGTGATTTTGGCTACAACGTTACGGTATTCCTAGACTCGAATATCAATGGTGTAGATGACCAACAGATGTTAGCCATGGGCGTAGAGCCAAAGCTACAAAGCTCAAGTGGTGATGGCATTCGGGACTTATGGAAAGTCGTGTTTGCTAACACCTGTGAAGAACTTGATTATGATGGCGATGGTGTCCCCAATATTTTGGATACCGATAGCAATGGCGATGGCATCCCCGACCATATCAAGGGAATAGGTGATGCTGATGGAGACGGTGTACCAAACTTTTTAGATACTGACAGTGATGGCAACGGTATTCCAGACATTGTAGAAGTAGGGCCAGACCCACTGCGGCCACTGGATAGCAATCGCAACGGTGTTCCGGACTTTTTAAACCTGGACGATGATGGTGATGGCTTGCTTGACACCTGGGACAATGACCGCCTCCAGCCAATCGCGGAAGCACCATATAGCGGCCCGGATGCCCGATCCATACTGAGCTTATCTGGTGTTTATGACCACGGAGTAGCGGCATTTCACTACCGTGCTGGCGATATGGTGAAAATACGAGGTTTTGGTTTGCAGGGCTCCCAGGACGATATCATCATCGCACTTACTGGTAGTGGAACTCCGCTTAACATGCGCCCGGAGCAAGTCCAAAGCGATGGTCTCGTGTTCAGGATGCCAGAGGAAGAGTACTCCAATTTATTTGTTGCTATTGATAATAAAAGGACAGGTATTTTCAGACTGAACACTCAGCCTGCTAACTCCCCAGTGATTGTGGGCAGTACCTTTCGCACTCTAACAGCAGGTGAAGAAGTAACTATACAAGGCGCGGGCTTTGAGGGTGACGCCAAGGTTGTATTCAACAACATAGTACAGAGCCCTGTGCAGATTAGCCCTGACGAGATCCAGGTTCAGGTTCCCAATCAAGCAACTGCCGGCGAGTTCTTCGTGCAAGGACTCAATGGGAACAGCAATACAATTGCTTTCGATATGAATTGA
- the pqqC gene encoding pyrroloquinoline-quinone synthase PqqC, translating to MVLTAITPCASAAPLSREAFREALMSKGQYYHLHHPFQQAMANGELSREQLQGWVANRFYYQLMIPQKDAALLANCPDAATRRRWVQRLLDHDGHAGDEGGIEAWLALGEAVGLPRHTLLSQEHVLPGVRFAVDAYRHFVASAPWQEAAISSLTELFAPLAHQNRLDTWPQYYPWINEQGYRYFRKRLSEARRDVEHGLEIALNVCTTVALQQRALEILQFKLDVLWSMLDAMTMAYQLGRPPYHTVTQEAVYHRGLERSSY from the coding sequence ATGGTGCTGACAGCGATAACTCCCTGCGCTTCTGCTGCTCCACTCAGCCGTGAGGCATTCCGTGAAGCGCTGATGAGTAAAGGGCAGTACTACCACCTTCACCACCCCTTCCAGCAAGCGATGGCCAACGGAGAGCTTAGCCGCGAACAGCTCCAAGGTTGGGTGGCTAACCGTTTTTATTATCAGTTGATGATTCCTCAAAAAGACGCCGCGTTACTGGCCAACTGCCCAGATGCCGCCACTCGCAGGCGCTGGGTGCAGCGTCTGCTAGACCATGACGGCCATGCAGGAGATGAAGGCGGGATTGAAGCATGGCTGGCGCTCGGCGAAGCAGTAGGCCTCCCCCGCCATACGCTGCTCTCCCAAGAACACGTGCTACCTGGTGTTCGCTTTGCGGTGGATGCCTACCGCCACTTTGTGGCCAGCGCACCCTGGCAGGAAGCAGCGATCTCTTCGCTTACCGAACTGTTTGCCCCACTTGCCCACCAAAACCGCTTGGACACCTGGCCCCAGTACTACCCGTGGATTAACGAGCAGGGCTACCGCTATTTTCGTAAGCGGCTAAGTGAAGCCCGCCGAGATGTGGAACACGGCCTGGAAATTGCACTCAACGTATGTACCACGGTAGCACTGCAACAGCGTGCTCTGGAGATCCTGCAATTCAAACTGGATGTGCTATGGAGCATGCTGGATGCCATGACCATGGCCTATCAGTTAGGCCGCCCTCCCTACCACACCGTCACTCAGGAAGCGGTCTATCACCGTGGACTTGAACGCTCATCTTATTAA
- the pqqA gene encoding pyrroloquinoline quinone precursor peptide PqqA: MWTKPTYQDMRLGFEVTLYISTR, translated from the coding sequence ATGTGGACGAAACCGACTTATCAAGATATGCGCCTAGGCTTTGAAGTAACGCTATATATCTCCACCCGCTAG
- the pqqB gene encoding pyrroloquinoline quinone biosynthesis protein PqqB, with amino-acid sequence MQVLVLGAAAGGGFPQWNCNCSNCFHARQDSADHQPRTQSSIALSVDGKQWLLCNASPDIRAQLNANPELWPGELRGSGIRGVLLVDAQIDHVTGLLSLREGCPLDVWCTPNVHSDLSSGFPLFPMLDHWGGLRWQPIGLEDNRDVAEFSIPFLPDIALTAFALHSNAPPYSPRRGSPSCGDNLGLYIVDRRSGKSLCYAPGLGNPTPLSMRFLNAADVVMVDGTLWEDDEMQRLGVGTSTGQQMGHLALNGSGGMCELLNELPSSTRRILIHINNTNPILDRASHAAKTLQSSGIETAYDGMKFTL; translated from the coding sequence ATGCAGGTTTTAGTACTAGGGGCCGCCGCAGGTGGCGGCTTTCCTCAATGGAACTGCAATTGCTCAAACTGCTTCCATGCCCGCCAAGATAGCGCTGACCATCAGCCGCGTACTCAATCATCCATTGCGTTAAGCGTGGATGGAAAACAGTGGTTGCTATGTAACGCTTCACCCGATATCCGCGCCCAGCTCAACGCCAACCCAGAATTATGGCCAGGCGAGCTTCGTGGCAGCGGCATTCGAGGTGTGCTGTTAGTAGATGCACAGATTGATCATGTCACCGGGTTACTTTCTTTAAGAGAGGGCTGCCCGCTGGATGTGTGGTGTACCCCTAATGTACATAGCGATCTGTCTAGTGGGTTCCCGCTGTTCCCCATGTTGGATCACTGGGGAGGACTGCGCTGGCAGCCAATTGGCTTGGAAGATAACCGCGATGTTGCTGAGTTTTCGATTCCTTTCCTACCAGATATCGCGCTGACCGCCTTTGCGCTACACAGCAATGCCCCACCCTACTCACCACGGCGCGGTTCGCCCTCCTGTGGCGATAATTTAGGGCTATATATTGTCGACCGCCGCAGCGGCAAGTCACTGTGTTACGCCCCCGGGCTTGGCAACCCGACACCACTGTCCATGCGTTTTCTGAACGCCGCTGATGTGGTGATGGTAGATGGCACCCTATGGGAAGACGATGAAATGCAGAGACTAGGCGTTGGCACCTCAACTGGCCAGCAGATGGGCCACTTAGCGCTCAATGGCAGCGGTGGTATGTGTGAGCTACTTAACGAGTTACCCAGCAGTACGCGGCGCATTTTGATTCATATCAATAACACTAACCCGATTTTAGACCGCGCCAGCCATGCGGCAAAAACACTACAGTCCTCAGGTATCGAAACCGCTTATGACGGTATGAAATTTACGCTTTAG
- the pqqD gene encoding pyrroloquinoline quinone biosynthesis peptide chaperone PqqD: MSQQLTQSQKLAQTQKLTQSPKNTVAQQDIYQLRRGWRLQWEAIQGCHVILYPEGMVKLSSTAGAILEQLDGHQSIADIITTLQQRYPDADSLADDVLQFINEARDNGWLAAKEVHCGQ, encoded by the coding sequence ATGTCACAGCAGCTTACCCAGTCACAAAAACTCGCCCAGACACAAAAACTCACCCAATCACCAAAAAACACAGTAGCCCAGCAAGATATTTACCAACTGCGACGCGGCTGGCGATTGCAGTGGGAAGCGATACAGGGCTGCCACGTCATTCTCTACCCCGAAGGCATGGTCAAGCTCAGCTCAACCGCTGGAGCAATCCTTGAGCAGTTGGATGGCCACCAATCCATTGCCGATATTATTACCACACTGCAACAGCGCTATCCGGATGCCGATAGCCTGGCAGACGATGTGTTGCAGTTTATCAATGAAGCCCGCGACAACGGCTGGCTGGCCGCGAAGGAGGTTCATTGTGGTCAATGA
- a CDS encoding methyl-accepting chemotaxis protein codes for MKKISRLSLTQKLLAAVAIPLFVVAIILGIVVNQQLNRAVTDLVENASTNQVEARADEISRWIAGHRDWIAVLAQDERLAEDTPINAHLGWLAKRHPAGTTIESLFFSNATGATLTHAGVALDVTERAYFKTLVTEGTSDSLLIDPVVSMVSGLPTAIVADTVFDERDNRVGLLGMTVSMAAVSDITSAIDVGEGSYGWMIDSQGQVIAHPDEASRMTLNFTAADQHGYQGMDNLSQEMLSGTAGSGVVTLPNGQRDAIMWSPVEGTSWVVGVNVPLSTFTAVTSDLLRSLLIAGALLLIILLLIVAFAARRALAPIKHTASAMADIAQGQGDLTRRLEAKTQDEIGDLAHGFNAFVERMQSTLQEVRQNARTVLSDASDMAAGTQELSSRTEQAAANLQETSASMEQIHSTVSHTSQASEQANSLALEAANASERGTESMNQMEAKMVAISESANKISNIIGLIDSIAFQTNILALNASVEAARAGEQGRGFAVVASEVRTLASRSAAAAHDIRALIDMSVTHSKEGGDIVKAAAERMQEIRQSVTQVSDVIAEIAAGAREQTTGIQQVNTAVAEMDMMTQQNAAMVSQSATLASNMRDNAQRLDQLMSDFVLNEGGASTTALPYTAFHQARPATGAALPQTPKRPTPPAKQKHEVAEWEAF; via the coding sequence ATGAAAAAAATTTCTCGTCTTTCACTGACGCAGAAACTTCTGGCTGCGGTCGCCATTCCGCTATTTGTGGTGGCCATTATTCTCGGCATTGTCGTCAATCAACAGCTTAACCGGGCGGTCACTGATCTCGTGGAAAATGCGAGTACCAACCAGGTAGAAGCACGTGCAGATGAAATCAGCCGCTGGATTGCAGGCCACCGTGACTGGATAGCCGTATTGGCTCAAGACGAGCGGCTCGCAGAGGATACTCCTATCAACGCTCATTTGGGCTGGCTGGCAAAGCGGCATCCTGCAGGTACCACCATTGAATCGCTATTTTTCAGTAATGCAACGGGCGCTACCTTAACCCATGCAGGTGTGGCACTGGATGTCACGGAGCGCGCTTATTTCAAAACCCTCGTCACCGAGGGCACCAGTGATAGCCTACTCATTGATCCTGTGGTCTCTATGGTCAGCGGCCTGCCCACAGCGATTGTGGCCGACACAGTGTTTGATGAACGTGACAACCGAGTAGGCTTACTGGGTATGACCGTTTCTATGGCGGCGGTCTCTGATATCACCTCAGCAATCGATGTTGGCGAAGGTAGCTACGGGTGGATGATTGACAGCCAGGGCCAAGTGATTGCGCACCCGGATGAAGCCTCACGCATGACGCTGAATTTTACAGCCGCCGACCAGCATGGCTACCAAGGTATGGATAACCTCAGCCAGGAGATGCTAAGTGGGACAGCGGGTTCAGGGGTGGTAACACTCCCTAATGGCCAACGCGACGCCATTATGTGGAGCCCAGTCGAGGGAACCTCGTGGGTAGTCGGTGTGAATGTGCCCCTCAGCACCTTCACAGCGGTGACTAGCGACCTGTTACGCTCTCTGCTTATTGCTGGCGCGCTGCTGCTGATTATTTTATTACTCATCGTCGCATTTGCTGCTCGACGTGCGCTTGCTCCAATTAAACACACGGCCAGTGCCATGGCGGATATTGCCCAAGGCCAAGGTGATTTAACACGCCGTTTAGAAGCCAAAACCCAGGATGAAATTGGTGACCTTGCCCATGGATTCAATGCTTTTGTAGAACGTATGCAGTCCACTCTTCAGGAAGTGCGCCAAAACGCTCGCACGGTATTGTCAGATGCCAGCGATATGGCAGCGGGTACTCAAGAGCTTTCGTCACGCACCGAACAAGCGGCGGCCAACCTCCAGGAAACATCTGCCTCAATGGAGCAGATCCACTCCACGGTATCGCATACTTCCCAGGCTTCGGAACAGGCGAATAGCTTGGCCCTTGAAGCTGCTAATGCCTCAGAGCGCGGCACTGAGTCCATGAACCAAATGGAAGCCAAGATGGTCGCCATCAGCGAATCCGCTAATAAAATCAGCAATATTATTGGCTTGATTGACTCGATTGCTTTTCAAACCAATATCTTAGCACTCAACGCATCAGTTGAAGCTGCCCGTGCCGGTGAGCAAGGCCGCGGGTTCGCCGTGGTTGCCAGCGAAGTACGCACACTGGCCAGCCGCTCAGCGGCAGCCGCTCACGACATTCGGGCTTTGATTGATATGTCTGTTACCCACTCAAAAGAAGGGGGCGACATCGTCAAGGCAGCGGCTGAACGCATGCAAGAAATTCGACAAAGCGTCACCCAGGTGTCGGATGTAATCGCTGAAATTGCTGCAGGTGCCCGAGAGCAAACCACTGGCATCCAACAAGTCAACACAGCGGTTGCCGAGATGGATATGATGACCCAGCAGAATGCAGCCATGGTCAGTCAAAGTGCAACGCTTGCCTCGAACATGCGAGACAACGCCCAAAGGCTTGATCAATTGATGAGTGATTTTGTGCTTAATGAAGGTGGCGCTTCCACCACCGCGCTGCCTTATACCGCATTTCACCAAGCGCGCCCTGCAACAGGTGCTGCATTACCCCAAACACCCAAACGCCCGACCCCGCCTGCTAAGCAAAAGCATGAAGTAGCAGAGTGGGAAGCGTTCTAA